The Actinomycetota bacterium genome includes a window with the following:
- a CDS encoding GNAT family N-acetyltransferase: MTGSPDRGASVHVRRARIEEIRPLAEAYRDESSRDTAPSEPPQPAGGIFWIAEEPDGGEPLGYAGGTLRPGGLTIGPVYVRPASRRRRIGVQLLGEVQRWAARTRIPVVEVSVAVENDEGRAFLEACGYMPRRILFSPTPEARPDAPAVVADTR, encoded by the coding sequence GTGACCGGCTCACCCGACCGGGGAGCGTCCGTGCACGTGCGGCGCGCCCGCATCGAGGAGATCCGTCCGCTGGCCGAGGCGTACCGCGACGAGTCGTCGCGCGACACCGCGCCGTCGGAGCCGCCGCAGCCTGCCGGGGGGATCTTCTGGATCGCCGAGGAACCGGACGGCGGCGAGCCGCTCGGGTACGCCGGTGGGACGCTCCGTCCGGGCGGGCTGACGATCGGCCCTGTCTACGTCCGGCCGGCGTCCCGCCGGCGGCGGATCGGTGTCCAACTGCTCGGTGAGGTCCAGCGCTGGGCCGCGCGGACCCGCATCCCCGTCGTCGAGGTATCCGTCGCGGTCGAGAACGACGAGGGACGCGCCTTCCTCGAGGCGTGTGGGTACATGCCGCGACGGATCCTGTTCTCGCCCACGCCCGAAGCTCGCCCTGACGCACCAGCCGTCGTGGCAGACACGCGGTGA
- a CDS encoding Xaa-Pro peptidase family protein, producing MSDHAERLVRARAVLRARGLDAFLAGPSADLFWLAGYRAPALERLTMLVVPAEGDATLIVPELEAPRAAASPAPDVAELVTWAESGDPVGEVRSSLARAGVPGDAVLAVQDRLCSMFLLQLQDALPAARWRTGRDVSRDLRLRKTPAEVELLRAAAAAIDRVHARVPQFLRPGRTEAQVGRDIAEAILEEHDQVNFVIVASGPNGASPHHETADRVLQDGDAIVVDIGGTRAGYCSDMTRDYVLGRVPDGYAELHAVLEEAQRAGVDAIRAGVAAENIDRTCRSIIAAGGYGELFTHRTGHGIGVEEHEDPYLVAGNDEPLEPGMAFSVEPGIYVPGRYGARIEDIVVVTESGAERLNRLDRGIVEVGG from the coding sequence GTGAGCGACCACGCCGAGCGCCTGGTCCGCGCCCGCGCGGTCCTGCGCGCCCGTGGCCTCGACGCCTTCCTGGCAGGGCCATCCGCGGACCTGTTCTGGCTGGCCGGCTACCGCGCCCCGGCGCTGGAGCGACTGACCATGCTGGTGGTCCCGGCCGAGGGTGACGCGACCCTGATCGTCCCCGAACTCGAAGCGCCCCGCGCGGCAGCGAGCCCGGCGCCCGATGTCGCCGAGCTTGTCACGTGGGCGGAGTCGGGCGACCCGGTCGGCGAGGTCCGCTCGTCGCTGGCGCGCGCCGGGGTCCCCGGCGACGCGGTGCTGGCCGTGCAGGACCGGTTGTGCAGCATGTTCCTGCTGCAGCTGCAGGACGCGCTGCCTGCGGCCCGGTGGCGGACAGGCAGGGACGTCAGCCGCGACCTCCGCCTGCGCAAGACCCCCGCAGAGGTGGAGCTGCTCCGCGCCGCAGCGGCCGCGATCGACCGGGTCCACGCGCGTGTCCCCCAGTTCCTCCGTCCCGGTCGCACCGAGGCGCAGGTCGGGCGTGACATCGCCGAAGCGATCCTCGAGGAGCACGACCAGGTCAACTTCGTGATCGTCGCGTCGGGACCCAACGGCGCGAGCCCCCACCACGAGACCGCAGACCGCGTGCTACAGGACGGTGACGCGATCGTGGTCGACATCGGCGGCACCCGCGCCGGCTACTGCTCGGACATGACCCGCGACTACGTGCTGGGACGCGTCCCGGACGGGTACGCGGAGCTGCATGCGGTCTTGGAAGAGGCGCAGCGTGCCGGCGTCGACGCCATCCGAGCAGGTGTGGCGGCGGAGAACATCGACCGGACGTGCCGCTCGATCATCGCGGCGGGCGGGTACGGGGAGCTGTTCACCCACCGCACCGGCCACGGCATCGGCGTCGAGGAGCACGAGGACCCCTACCTGGTCGCCGGGAACGACGAGCCACTCGAGCCGGGGATGGCATTCTCGGTGGAGCCGGGGATCTACGTCCCCGGCCGGTACGGGGCGCGGATCGAGGACATCGTGGTCGTCACCGAGTCCGGGGCTGAGCGGCTGAACCGACTCGACCGCGGCATCGTCGAGGTGGGGGGGTGA
- a CDS encoding glycerol-3-phosphate dehydrogenase/oxidase — protein sequence MPPAGRPAGPLPPVEPLVDREDALDRAAGSPLDVLIIGGGITGAGIALDAVSRGLTVALVERADLASGTSSRSSKLVHGGLRYLEQREFGLVHEAVRERNLLRQIAPHLVRPLGFAIPVADRTDRWLMRAGLTIYDAMAFGRNVRSHRALDIADLLTSVPGLVNGIGLGGFRYYDCQTDDARLTLAVIQTARRLGALVVNHAEAVGFLRFGDRVVGATIRDRLTGDELDVTARWVVSATGVWADRVRDMTRDEERPLLTPSVGIHLTFPRQVVRVRDAALIPSAADDGRRIFVIPWGDQVIVGTTDESYVGDIDAPTVSAPHAGYLLHAVNWSFGTNLTLADTLGAWAGLRPLLRGRAETAASADLSRRHAIFEEPAGLITVTGGKLTTFRKMAEDVVDRIVAAGGAKAECITDRLPIGLRERVDDALAGLQEVCKILDVDPFLAGSLLHRHGTEAAAVAVFCVEHGESDRLLPHLPYLRGEVRWAAQRELARTLDDVLQRRLRVSLRDRAAGGDAARWAVRAFGQERGWNGERCDAELQSYIAAVERERGIVPVDKAWLDAPAEAGQTA from the coding sequence ATGCCCCCCGCAGGCCGCCCCGCCGGCCCTCTCCCCCCGGTCGAGCCGCTGGTCGATCGCGAGGACGCACTCGACCGCGCGGCCGGCAGCCCGCTGGACGTGCTGATCATCGGCGGCGGCATCACCGGTGCGGGGATCGCGTTGGACGCCGTCTCGCGTGGACTGACCGTCGCGTTGGTCGAGCGCGCCGACCTGGCGTCGGGGACCTCGTCGAGATCTTCGAAGCTGGTCCACGGCGGCTTGCGCTACCTCGAGCAACGTGAGTTCGGCCTGGTGCACGAAGCCGTCCGCGAACGCAACCTCCTGCGCCAGATCGCCCCGCACCTGGTCCGCCCGCTCGGGTTCGCCATCCCCGTCGCCGACCGCACCGACCGGTGGCTGATGCGCGCTGGCCTGACGATCTACGACGCGATGGCGTTCGGCCGCAACGTCCGCAGCCACCGGGCACTGGATATCGCCGATCTGTTGACCTCCGTCCCCGGTCTGGTCAACGGCATCGGTCTGGGCGGCTTCCGTTACTACGACTGCCAGACCGACGACGCCCGTCTGACCCTGGCGGTGATCCAGACAGCCCGGCGGCTCGGTGCGCTGGTCGTCAACCACGCCGAGGCCGTCGGGTTCCTGCGTTTCGGCGATCGCGTCGTCGGGGCGACCATCCGCGACCGGCTCACCGGCGACGAGCTCGACGTCACCGCCCGCTGGGTCGTCTCCGCGACCGGCGTCTGGGCCGATCGGGTCCGTGACATGACCCGGGATGAGGAGCGGCCGCTGCTGACCCCGTCGGTGGGGATCCACCTCACCTTCCCACGGCAGGTGGTGCGGGTCCGCGACGCGGCGCTGATCCCGTCGGCCGCGGACGACGGTCGCCGGATCTTCGTGATCCCGTGGGGTGATCAGGTCATCGTCGGGACCACCGACGAGAGTTACGTCGGCGACATCGACGCGCCGACGGTGAGCGCGCCACACGCCGGGTACCTGCTGCACGCGGTGAACTGGTCGTTCGGGACCAACCTCACGCTCGCGGACACGCTGGGGGCGTGGGCGGGCTTGCGGCCACTGCTCCGTGGCCGGGCCGAGACCGCCGCCTCGGCGGACCTGTCGCGCCGGCACGCCATCTTCGAGGAACCGGCGGGGCTGATCACGGTCACGGGGGGGAAGCTGACCACGTTCCGCAAGATGGCTGAGGACGTCGTCGATCGGATCGTCGCGGCCGGAGGAGCCAAGGCTGAGTGCATCACCGACCGGCTCCCGATCGGTCTGCGCGAGCGGGTCGATGACGCCCTCGCGGGTCTACAGGAGGTGTGCAAGATCCTCGACGTCGACCCGTTCCTGGCCGGATCGTTGCTGCACCGTCACGGCACGGAAGCCGCGGCAGTCGCGGTGTTCTGCGTCGAGCACGGCGAGAGCGATCGGCTGCTGCCGCACCTGCCCTACCTGAGGGGTGAGGTGCGCTGGGCGGCGCAGCGGGAGCTCGCGCGCACCCTCGACGATGTCCTGCAGCGCCGACTGCGGGTCTCGCTCCGTGATCGCGCCGCTGGCGGTGATGCGGCCCGGTGGGCGGTACGAGCGTTCGGCCAGGAACGCGGCTGGAACGGCGAGCGGTGCGACGCGGAGCTGCAGTCGTACATCGCAGCGGTCGAGCGCGAACGCGGGATCGTCCCGGTCGACAAGGCCTGGCTGGATGCGCCCGCGGAGGCGGGGCAGACCGCCTGA
- a CDS encoding diacylglycerol kinase family lipid kinase has translation MTSPYGQMLLIANPVAGRGRDAVVPRLQQALVQRGLDHRVVTTEGPGHAAALARHAVEEDGVRFVVAVGGDGTVHEVVNGLVDPDTGPRAPDVVFGVVPAGSGSDFVRTFGLDRSPERLARHLDGDQVYPIDVGRARLTNRQGHERAVCFANIAEAGYGGVVVERANRLPRFLGRGRYLVGIFAAIRRFDLQDIRVVLDHTEVTGRYSNVVVANCQFFGGNLKVAPRALPDDGRFNVQLFRGTPRDVFLLTPRIRKGEHLPHPEIQEYQSSRVEVHSDTPVLVEADGEVLGTTDAVFDLLPRALALKI, from the coding sequence GTGACCAGCCCCTACGGGCAGATGCTGCTGATCGCCAACCCGGTCGCCGGCCGTGGCCGAGACGCGGTCGTGCCGCGGCTGCAGCAAGCGCTGGTTCAACGGGGCCTGGACCACCGTGTGGTCACCACCGAGGGTCCGGGCCACGCCGCGGCGCTGGCCCGTCACGCGGTCGAGGAAGACGGCGTGCGGTTCGTGGTCGCCGTCGGCGGCGACGGCACCGTGCACGAGGTCGTCAACGGGCTCGTCGACCCCGACACCGGGCCCAGAGCCCCCGACGTGGTGTTCGGGGTGGTCCCGGCCGGGTCGGGGAGCGACTTCGTGCGGACGTTCGGCCTGGACCGCAGCCCCGAGCGTCTCGCCCGTCACCTGGATGGTGACCAGGTGTACCCCATCGACGTCGGCCGGGCGCGCCTGACGAACCGCCAGGGCCACGAACGCGCTGTGTGCTTCGCCAACATCGCTGAGGCCGGGTACGGCGGCGTGGTGGTCGAGCGTGCCAACCGCCTGCCGCGGTTCCTGGGCCGGGGCCGCTACCTGGTCGGGATATTCGCGGCGATCCGCCGGTTCGACCTCCAGGACATCCGCGTGGTGCTCGACCACACCGAGGTGACCGGTCGCTACTCGAACGTGGTGGTGGCCAACTGCCAGTTCTTCGGCGGGAACCTCAAGGTCGCCCCGCGGGCCCTGCCCGACGACGGGCGGTTCAACGTCCAGCTGTTCCGCGGAACCCCGCGCGACGTGTTCCTGCTCACGCCGCGGATCCGCAAGGGCGAGCACCTCCCGCACCCGGAGATCCAGGAGTACCAGTCCTCACGCGTGGAGGTGCACAGCGACACCCCCGTCTTGGTCGAGGCCGACGGCGAGGTCCTGGGCACGACCGACGCCGTGTTCGATCTGCTCCCGAGGGCGCTGGCACTGAAGATCTGA
- a CDS encoding (Fe-S)-binding protein codes for MIEPLEAVADEAIHGSYCPKMCNFSCPVLTATGDERAAPWALHTVVAGIATGDRTADVVAYDDLYGCTGCHACQVACLYDLDVPAEVRAARAEVIAAGAEAPAVTAAARHVRAGRSPYGDVPAALPASRTDADVAVIAGCRDEPPTLQAIDQLLAAAGVAASWVRPSGCCGATPADLGDAATADACSEQLAARLRDAPPTVLATDPHCLPALRAVAGERTVRDVCSELAGHAHRGGLRLRGLGAVTYHDPCVLARDEGVTEPPRTLLAAAGADVIEPPGAARATACSGAGLALELVAPDAAGAVARRRTAQLADDHPVVTACARARRLLAAAGLAVRDLFVVLADHVDAEEPR; via the coding sequence GTGATCGAACCGCTCGAAGCCGTCGCCGACGAAGCCATCCACGGCAGCTACTGCCCGAAGATGTGCAACTTCTCGTGCCCGGTGCTGACCGCAACCGGAGATGAGCGCGCCGCGCCGTGGGCGCTGCACACGGTCGTCGCCGGGATCGCGACCGGGGACCGCACCGCCGACGTGGTCGCGTACGACGACCTGTACGGGTGCACTGGGTGCCACGCCTGCCAGGTCGCGTGCCTGTACGACCTCGATGTCCCCGCCGAGGTCCGGGCCGCTCGCGCCGAGGTGATCGCCGCCGGGGCGGAGGCGCCGGCCGTGACGGCCGCGGCGCGACACGTGCGCGCGGGACGGTCACCGTACGGCGACGTCCCTGCGGCCCTCCCTGCCAGTCGGACCGACGCGGACGTCGCGGTGATCGCCGGTTGCCGCGACGAACCACCCACGCTGCAGGCCATCGACCAGCTCCTGGCCGCCGCAGGTGTGGCCGCCAGCTGGGTGCGTCCGTCGGGGTGCTGCGGCGCGACACCGGCGGATCTGGGCGACGCCGCCACCGCCGACGCGTGCAGCGAGCAGCTCGCCGCGCGACTCCGCGACGCGCCCCCCACCGTTCTGGCCACCGACCCGCACTGCCTGCCGGCGCTACGTGCCGTTGCGGGGGAGCGCACGGTGCGTGACGTGTGCTCGGAGCTGGCTGGCCATGCCCACCGAGGCGGCCTGCGGTTGCGTGGGCTGGGTGCGGTCACCTACCACGACCCCTGCGTCCTGGCCCGCGACGAAGGCGTCACCGAGCCGCCGCGCACGCTCCTGGCGGCTGCCGGGGCCGATGTGATCGAGCCTCCCGGTGCCGCCCGGGCCACCGCCTGCAGCGGTGCGGGTCTGGCCCTCGAGCTGGTCGCCCCCGACGCGGCTGGGGCGGTCGCCCGCCGCCGCACAGCGCAGCTCGCCGACGATCACCCGGTGGTGACCGCCTGCGCCCGGGCCCGCCGGCTGCTGGCCGCGGCTGGGCTGGCCGTCCGTGACCTGTTCGTCGTCCTCGCCGATCACGTCGACGCGGAGGAGCCGCGGTGA
- a CDS encoding FAD-binding oxidoreductase, which produces MDAALVDALTAVLPAERVSTDRHTLWLHAHDFWPRLVMARRRGEDLPLPAAVVSPASADEVAAVLRWCNQQRVAVVPYGAGTGVCGGASAVAGAITLDLKRMNAVTDLDEVSGTVTVQPGIIGQALEDHLADRGWTLGHYPSSNHCSTIGGFLAVRSAGQASSFYGKLEDMVVGLEAVLADGTVVRSRPVPSSAAGPDLSRLFVGGEGTTGVITEATLRIWPRPAAARYRGVLVDDVVAGFDAARALLRTGLRPTVFRLYDETDTAMVFGAQGLDVPPGCLIVVGVEGDADVVQFTSRHFLQRLIAGGARDLGPEPGEHWRAHRYDISYRFAEYMRPGGAFGDAVMLDTMEVAALWSRLADVYDRIRAALSVHADLVLAHVSHIYPEGASIYFTFGAAGQGDEEAVAARYDAAWDAGQTAALRTGATITHHHGVGRLRVPWLAEELGPGGLDVLTRVKRALDPIGILNPGTLGLTEERR; this is translated from the coding sequence ATGGACGCTGCGCTCGTCGACGCGTTGACGGCGGTGCTCCCCGCCGAACGGGTCAGCACCGACCGCCACACCCTGTGGTTGCACGCTCACGATTTCTGGCCCCGTCTGGTGATGGCCCGCCGCCGCGGCGAGGACCTGCCGCTCCCGGCCGCTGTCGTATCACCGGCGTCTGCCGACGAGGTCGCGGCCGTGCTGCGCTGGTGCAACCAGCAGCGGGTCGCGGTCGTCCCCTACGGGGCGGGCACCGGCGTCTGCGGAGGCGCGTCTGCGGTCGCGGGTGCGATCACCCTCGACCTCAAGCGGATGAACGCCGTCACCGACCTCGATGAAGTCTCCGGCACGGTCACCGTCCAACCGGGGATCATCGGCCAGGCCCTAGAGGATCACCTCGCCGACCGCGGCTGGACGCTGGGCCACTACCCGTCGTCGAACCACTGCTCCACGATCGGCGGCTTCCTCGCGGTCCGCAGCGCCGGTCAGGCATCGTCGTTCTACGGCAAACTCGAGGACATGGTCGTGGGCCTGGAGGCGGTCCTGGCCGACGGGACGGTCGTGCGGTCGCGCCCCGTGCCATCATCGGCGGCCGGACCTGACCTCTCCCGGCTGTTCGTCGGCGGCGAGGGCACCACCGGGGTGATCACGGAGGCGACGCTGCGGATCTGGCCCCGTCCCGCCGCTGCCCGCTACCGCGGTGTTCTCGTCGACGACGTCGTGGCCGGTTTCGACGCCGCGCGGGCGCTGCTGCGCACGGGCTTGCGGCCGACCGTGTTCCGCCTCTACGACGAGACCGACACCGCCATGGTCTTCGGGGCTCAAGGGCTGGACGTCCCGCCTGGTTGCCTGATCGTGGTGGGGGTGGAGGGCGACGCGGACGTGGTGCAGTTCACTTCCCGCCACTTCCTGCAGCGACTGATAGCCGGGGGAGCCCGGGACCTGGGACCCGAGCCCGGCGAACACTGGCGCGCTCACCGCTACGACATCTCTTACCGGTTCGCCGAGTACATGCGCCCCGGCGGTGCGTTCGGCGACGCCGTCATGCTCGACACGATGGAGGTCGCGGCGCTGTGGTCACGGCTCGCCGACGTGTACGACCGGATCCGCGCCGCACTGTCCGTTCACGCTGACCTGGTCCTGGCCCACGTCAGCCACATCTACCCGGAGGGGGCATCGATCTACTTCACGTTCGGTGCCGCAGGCCAGGGTGACGAGGAAGCGGTCGCCGCCCGCTACGACGCCGCCTGGGACGCAGGACAGACCGCCGCGCTGCGCACCGGGGCGACGATCACCCACCACCACGGCGTGGGACGGCTACGGGTTCCGTGGTTGGCTGAAGAACTCGGCCCCGGCGGACTGGACGTCCTGACGCGCGTGAAGCGCGCGCTGGATCCGATCGGCATCTTGAACCCGGGCACGTTGGGGCTGACGGAGGAGCGGCGGTGA